A single region of the Apodemus sylvaticus chromosome 7, mApoSyl1.1, whole genome shotgun sequence genome encodes:
- the Tmie gene encoding transmembrane inner ear expressed protein: MAGRPCGSGRLWALGGAALGACLAGVATQLVEPSTAPPKPKPPPLTKETVVFWDMRLWHVVGIFSLFVLSIIITLCCVFNCRVPRTRKEIEARYLQRKAAKMYTDKLETVPPLNELTEIPGEEKKKKKKDSVDTVAIKVEEDEKKEAKKKGEK; this comes from the exons ATGGCCGGGAGGCCGTGTGGCTCGGGGCGGCTCTGGGCGCTGGGCGGCGCCGCGCTGGGGGCTTGCCTGGCCGGTGTCGCCACGCAGCTGGTAGAG CCCAGCACGGCCCCGCCCAAGCCCAAGCCGCCCCCACTGACCAAGGAGACGGTGGTGTTCTGGGACATGCGCCTGTGGCACGTGGTGGGCATCTTTTCGCTCTTCGTGTTGTCCATCA TCATCACACTGTGCTGCGTCTTCAACTGCCGTGTACCACGGACACGGAAGGAGATTGAGGCTCGGTACCTACAGCGAAAGGCGGCCAAGATGTACACAGACAAGCTGGAGACTGTGCCTCCCCTTaacgaactcacagaaatccctgGAG aggagaagaagaaaaagaagaaggacaGTGTGGACACGGTGGCTATCAAGGTAGAGGAGGACGAGAAGAAAGAGgcgaagaagaaaggagagaagtga
- the Prss50 gene encoding probable threonine protease PRSS50 yields MEPWCGAGVRGPGPQGPRVPGASRTRTRARALLLLLLLLLLLLPRRPAGCSAAGEAPGSSSTTVPTGPRASCASTGGCPAGRLRLPRQDHTSETTAATATMAAKATPPPNSDTTSEITTPLKTIEALGLVDTAQAAPGTKASSLPFCGSSHEPDPTLRDPEAMTRRWPWMVSVQANNSHVCAGILIASQWVLTVAHCLSQNNVNYTVRVGSPWINQTTGTSSDVPVHQIIINSGYQPRRYWSWVGRAHDIGLLKLKWGLKYSKYVWPICLPGLEYVVEDSSLCTVTGWGYPKANGIWPQFQSLQEKEVSILNSKKCEHFYHKFSKIPSLVRIINPQMICASDNNREKFCYESTGEPLVCSSDGTWYLVGMMSWGPGCKKSEAPPIFLQVSHYQPWIWDRLSGEPLAPTAPSRSLLLAFLLLLILLGTL; encoded by the exons ATGGAGCCCTGGTGCGGGGCAGGGGTGCGTGGGCCGGGCCCTCAGGGTCCCCGCGTGCCGGGGGCGTCCCGCACGCGCACCCGCGCCCGCgcccttctgctgctgctgctcctgctgctgctgctcctgcctcGGCGGCCGGCAG GCTGCTCGGCCGCAGGAGAAGCCCCGGGGTCGTCGTCCACCACCGTCCCGACCGGCCCTCGAGCCTCCTGCGCCTCCACAGGCGGCTGCCCCGCGGGCAGGCTTCGCCTTCCTCGGCAGGACCACACCTCAGAGACCACGGCCGCGACGGCGACGATGGCGGCGAAGGCCACGCCGCCACCCAACTCAGACACCACCTCAGAGATCACGACTCCACTGAAAACGATCGAGGCTCTGGGCCTGGTGGACACTGCTCAGGCCGCCCCTGGGACGAAAGCCAGCAGCCTCCCCT tCTGTGGCTCCTCCCACGAGCCAGACCCTACCCTCAGGGACCCAGAAGCCATGACCCGGCGGTGGCCTTGGATGGTGAGCGTGCAGGCTAACAACTCACACGTCTGTGCCGGCATCCTGATCGCTTCCCAGTGGGTGCTGACCGTGGCCCATTGCTTGAGCCA GAACAACGTTAACTACACAGTGAGGGTGGGGAGCCCCTGGATCAATCAGACAACAGGAACCAGCTCCGATGTGCCAGTACATCAGATTATCATAAACAGCGGCTACCAACCCAGGCGGTACTGGTCTTGGGTTGGCCGGGCCCATGACATTGGCCTCCTCAAACTCAAGTGGGGGCTCAAGTACAGCAAATACGTGTGGCCCATCTGCCTGCCTGGCCTGGAGTATGTGGTGGAGGACAGCTCTCTCTGCACAGTGACAGGCTGGGGATATCCCAAGGCTAATG GCATATGGCCCCAGTTCCAATCCCTCCAGGAGAAGGAAGTCTCTATCCTCAACAGCAAGAAATGCGAGCATTTCTACCACAAGTTCTCCAAAATCCCCTCTCTGGTTCGGATCATCAACCCTCAGATGATCTGTGCCTCGGACAACAACAGGGAGAAGTTCTGCTAT GAGTCAACTGGTGAGCCCCTGGTCTGCTCCTCCGATGGCACATGGTACCTGGTGGGGATGATGAGCTGGGGGCCAGGCTGCAAGAAGAGCGAGGCCCCGCCCATCTTCCTGCAGGTCTCCCACTACCAGCCGTGGATCTGGGACCGCCTCAGCGGGGAGCCCCTGGCCCCTACAGCCCCGTCCAGGAGCTTGCTTCTGGCTTTCCTTCTGCTCCTCATCCTTCTGGGCACTCTGTGA
- the LOC127690218 gene encoding serine protease 46, translating into MACGSVGPQGLLSPPLSSARLNNLPYVEGPWFWSCGQTNISCKVVDGKVVEVGKWPWQVSILFLGMYVCSGSLIHHHWVLTAAHCLQRSKNPANYTVKVGVQTLPDNSSSELLVTGIVIHENFINHMSHDIAILKLKYPVTWSPLIQPICLPSINFKPSIGTMCWVIGWGLEKVKGTPKTPYSVQGLAVRIVNNEICNHRYQFLLLKNQKKFIGNDMLCTSSEWGLDTCQDTSGSSLVCQMNKTWVQMGVVSWNFGCGRRQFPSIYTSTSHFTQWIKRQIGDLKFASMAVPSFLSPFILTGYILLVSLGSLWLL; encoded by the exons GACCCTGGTTCTGGTCCTGTGGTCAGACCAACATCTCCTGCAAGGTGGTGGACGGGAAGGTGGTGGAGGTGGGCAAGTGGCCGTGGCAGGTGAGCATTCTTTTCCTGGGGATGTACGTCTGCAGCGGCTCCCTCATCCACCACCACTGGGTCCTCACCGCTGCACACTGCTTACAAAG ATCCAAGAACCCGGCTAACTACACTGTGAAGGTGGGGGTGCAGACCCTCCCAGACAACAGCTCCTCGGAGCTCCTGGTCACCGGCATTGTGATTCACGAGAACTTCATCAATCACATGTCTCACGACATCGCCATCCTGAAGCTCAAGTATCCCGTCACCTGGTCCCCCCTCATCCAGCCCATCTGTCTCCCCTCGATCAATTTCAAGCCAAGCATTGGCACCATGTGCTGGGTTATCGGGTGGGGACTCGAAAAGGTCAAAG GGACTCCAAAGACTCCCTATAGTGTCCAGGGCTTGGCTGTCAGGATTGTGAACAATGAAATCTGCAATCATCGGTACCAGTTCCTCCTGCTGAAGAACCAGAAGAAGTTCATTGGGAACGACATGTTGTGTACAAGCTCAGAATGGGGCCTGGACACTTGTCAG GACACCTCCGGGAGCTCCCTGGTCTGCCAGATGAACAAGACCTGGGTCCAGATGGGCGTGGTGAGCTGGAACTTCGGCTGTGGCCGTCGTCAGTTCCCAAGCATCTACACCAGCACCTCCCACTTTACCCAGTGGATCAAGAGACAGATCGGCGACCTGAAGTTTGCCAGCATGGCTGTCCCCTCTTTCCTGAGCCCGTTCATCCTCACTGGCTACATTCTGCTGGTATCCCTGGGCTCCCTGTGGCTCTTGTGA